TCCACATTTACTCCCGCGTAAGCTACCAGTTTCTCCCCGGCCTGACCGATACGCAAAGTGGAACGGTGGCCTTTGCCAGGGGATAACTGTCTGAGCAGTCGTCCGGTTTCTTCTGTGGATAAGCCCCAGAGGGCCCGGGCATCATTAAAATCTACCTGATGAGGTGTAATGGTCAAATAAGCAGGGCTTTCTGCCTTCCCTTTAATGACAATGGCATCATAGCCGGCAAAACGCATGGCCATGGCAATGCGCAGCCCGGCATAGCTTTCCCCCAGTTCGCCGGTAAGCGGAGACTTGAACATGGCCACTGCTTTGGTTACTACCGGATAGACTGTGGACATGGGTCCAATAGCCAGTATAATCGGCTGGTCAGGATGAAATGGATCCAGCTCCGGTTTTAGATGCTCTTTCAACAACTGCGTGGCCACTCCTACCCCACCCAGCCAGTTCAGTAAATCCTGGCGCCGTTCAATGGCAATCTTGCGACGGCTTAAATCTATGGTTAAAACCCGCATACCACCTTGATTAAACATCAGCCCCGCACCTCCATAGTCAATACTCCGTGGGGACAGAAACGGGTGCAGGTCCCGCATTGGATGCAGATAATGGGTTTTTCTCGCTGTTCATCGAAGTGGATGGTTTTGACTACACAGGCTTCAACACAGGCCCGGCATCCCGTGCATTTATCGGGGTTAAATTTAACCCCTCCGCCCTTACGGGGCAGCAAGGCTTCCACCCGGCAGGCAGCGGCACAGGGCGCATCCAGACAGCCCCGGCAGATATCAGCTACCAGTTTGGACTGTAGGCCTCCCTGAGTGCGAATCTGGATAGCACTTTGCCGGGGGCTAAAACTTTTATGAACCGTTCTGGCACAGGCCAGCATGCAGGAATAGCAGGCAATACAGCGGTTCATACCAGGTGCCTGCAGGATCTTTTCCGCCATGCTCTCTCACTCCTCTAAAACTAAAATGCTCTTTTATTATACACCAACTGGAAATGTAATAAAATAGCCTTAACCTGGACACAATTTTTGCAACCTGTATTCTTCCCCTATTTTGTTTATCTCATGTTCTTCCGTGGTATCGGTATGCTGTCCGGTTCAATTGTTTCACGGTCATAATGAAGAGGGAACATTAAAAGGAGGCAGTCGCCTCCTTTTGCTCTTGTTACAAATTATAGACCTCTTCTCCCCGCAAGGTATTAATGCCAGCTTCTGTCAGCACCTGGATGGCTCGTTCCGGTTCTTCCACCCGAAATACCACAACCGCTTTATCAGTCGCCTTTTCCACAAAGGCATAAACATATTCAATATTTAGCCCGGCATCCTGCAAGGCAGTGAGGGCAGCATTCAAACCCCCGGGAGTATCATCAATTTCCACTGCCAGCACTTCCGTAATACTGACCGCAAAACCAGCGGCTTTCAGCACCTGATAAGCCGTCTCCGGGTCATTGACTATCAAACGCAGAATGCCAAAATCGCTGGTATCGGCCAGGGAAAGGGCGCGAATATTGATTTGATGCTGGGCCAGAATTTCCGTTACCCGCACCAGGCGCCCGGCCTTGTTTTCCAGAAACAGGGATATTTGCTTGATTTTCATCATCCCACCTCCTACAATTCCCGTTTGTCCACGACCCGCTTGGCTTTTCCTTCACTGCGAGGAATGGTCCGGGGTTCCACCAGCTTGATTCTGGCGGAAATGCCCAGGACACTCTGGATTTCCTGCCTTAATTTGTATTCCAGTTCTTCCAGCCGGCGCACCTCATCGGAGAACATGCGCTCAGACACTTCCACCCAGATCTCCAGCTGGTCCAGATTATCCTTGCGGTCTACCACCAGCAGATAATGGGGCTCGGTTTCCCCGATTTCCAGCAGCACGCTTTCCACCTGGGAGGGGAAGACATTGACCCCGCGGATGATCAGCATATCATCACTGCGGCCCATCACTCTCTCCATGCGGACAAAAGTCCGGCCACAGCTGCAGGTTTCCCGGTGTAAGACGGAAATATCCCGGGTACGATAACGGATAACCGGGAAGGCTTCCTTATTCAGAGTAGTGAAAACCAGTTCCCCTTTTTCCCCATCAGGCAGGACTTCTCCGGTTTCCGGGTCGATGATTTCAGGCAGGAAGTAATCTTCATTGATATGCAAGCCATTCTGGGCTTCACATTCACAGGATACCCCCGGCCCGATGATTTCACTCAAACCGTAAATATCCAGGGCCTTGATGCCCCAGGCTGCTTCCAGCTCCTTGCGCATGTTATTGGACCAGGGTTCGGCACCGAAAATACCGATGCGTACCGGCAATTCCCGCGGGTCCACCCCCAGTTCCCTTGCCTCCTCTGCCAGGTAGAGAGCATAGGAAGGAGTACAGGCCAGGAC
The genomic region above belongs to Carboxydocella sporoproducens DSM 16521 and contains:
- a CDS encoding 4Fe-4S binding protein, which codes for MAEKILQAPGMNRCIACYSCMLACARTVHKSFSPRQSAIQIRTQGGLQSKLVADICRGCLDAPCAAACRVEALLPRKGGGVKFNPDKCTGCRACVEACVVKTIHFDEQREKPIICIQCGTCTRFCPHGVLTMEVRG
- a CDS encoding ACT domain-containing protein, which encodes MKIKQISLFLENKAGRLVRVTEILAQHQINIRALSLADTSDFGILRLIVNDPETAYQVLKAAGFAVSITEVLAVEIDDTPGGLNAALTALQDAGLNIEYVYAFVEKATDKAVVVFRVEEPERAIQVLTEAGINTLRGEEVYNL
- a CDS encoding phenylacetate--CoA ligase family protein; its protein translation is MAVVDLKTERLPREELRQKQLAALQETVKRVYEKVPFYRQAFEARGITPADIRSLEDLRFLPFTTKQDLRDNYPFGLFTVPKEELVRVHASSGTTGKPTVVGYTRQDIANWAELMARCLSWTGVRPEDTIQIAYGYGLFTGGLGFHYGAERLGCTVVPISGGNSKRQIMLMQDFGTNVLACTPSYALYLAEEARELGVDPRELPVRIGIFGAEPWSNNMRKELEAAWGIKALDIYGLSEIIGPGVSCECEAQNGLHINEDYFLPEIIDPETGEVLPDGEKGELVFTTLNKEAFPVIRYRTRDISVLHRETCSCGRTFVRMERVMGRSDDMLIIRGVNVFPSQVESVLLEIGETEPHYLLVVDRKDNLDQLEIWVEVSERMFSDEVRRLEELEYKLRQEIQSVLGISARIKLVEPRTIPRSEGKAKRVVDKREL